The genome window TTTGAAACAGTTATTGTGTCGATCAGAAAGGTTATCAGTTTTGAAAGGCTATTTCGCCCAAGTTGCACTGATGTGGAAAGAAATTGTACAGGGGTCATCGATAGCTGATAACATCCATCAGTTCCAAGTTGTCAATTTTAACCACGCTTTACTCTGTAAAGAATAAATACACTTTAGTTATTTTTCCTTACGATGGAATACAATTTTCTAATTGCAAAAGCGGATGTCGGGCACCAGCTGTACCCTTCTTCAGTATACAATCAGCTACTACCTCCATCTGATATCCCGGCAGATTGCTGTCGTTAACAGTGATATCACAGGCTTCATTGGAGTTAGTCATTAAAAAGTCGTAACCTTCGCAGCGAAGAATATTCGGCCAAGCCGACGACTTAGAATCATGCCCGGGCAGTTCCCACGAAATCCTTTTCTTTGGTTTGCTGTAATGGACCCATTTTTTATCATGCGTTACCATGCGATGAAGAAAACCCTACTTTTTTTCCTGCGGGAGCAGTTGTTCAcaagtaaaaaaaaacgacgctCAATATCCCTTGGCTTCAAATCATAGGTaatccaaatttcttgcttttgaATCTTTGCTAATGTATGCGATTACTTAGAAGTTCTAAATGTTGAAACATCGAGGAATGCCTCCAATTCAGAGTCTTCGAAGATTTTAGGCCTTCCTTCCCGCCGACAGTTGACAACATCGAAATCACTGTCTTTGAAGCGACGGAACCAATTACGGCACTTTGTTTTACTTACAGCAACATCTCTATAAACTTTTCGGAGCTCTCGATGTGCTTTAGCCGGTGTGTTCTTCGAATGAAATAAGAAAATCAACACTTCCCGCAAATGATGATTATTTGGCATAGAATCAGACATTTTCACAAGCCAAACCAAAATTACTAATGTGTCAAAACGGGTTGTTTATCATAGGTCTAAGCTTGGTTTATAATGTTTGGATAAGTTAAAATTGATTAGCATTTACTGCTAGAGCCATCTATTTAAAACAGAGGGAATTCAGTTCCGATTAAAGGACTTACTGAACCAGAAGTGGAAatccagctcttcgttttccagagcttagCTTCAATGGTGACAGATCCTGTTGTTTTCTTCGAATTAATTTTTATGATTATCTTTTCGCCTTCTGGCAGATAGAATTAAAAGTGGTGGATGACTTCGTACAATCGCAGCTTAACTTATTCCTATTCCAACATCTACGGGGTTCAAATAGATAATTGAAACTTTTGCTTCAGCCCAAATATTAAAGTAATCATGAATCGATTTTTGTCATAATATTATGATTatcacaacagaagtgttcgatatccatTGGGCACTGGTGTCGAAttctgtccagtttatcgtaaaggtgCTTATTAAGGGCTATTTGCATTCTTAAAAATTTGCCAGTTGGCCGGTGTTCTATCGAACTTATAATGGAGGTGTGTGTGCAGATGTGCTTTTGCCCATTGGTTTATTTATCTGGTTACCTTTCTTATATGCTCTTCCCCTTTGCAAGCACCTTCACTTTTCAATAAGATTTTTGTAGATTACAAtgcaaaaatatattgaattcGAAAGGTTACAGCGCTGGATTTGTGAGAAAATTTAGGGCTTTTTTCATGTGTTGGACAGAACGGATTATAAATTTCATATTGAGCATTGAGATTGAGATTGGAAAACTGGCTCAGATTTGccaaaaatgataaaattagcCGAATATAGGAGATAAAATTTGCTCttatgtttttttgtttgttttttatctCACATTCAGGACACTTTCTACTGCAGGTTTTGATATTTTGAGTGACTGCAAAATGTTGACAGTTGTAGCAAGATATGCATGCCAGTTGTTATACGTTTGGTTTCTTACGAATGTCTCTAGAAGAACATCTATATTTTTCCAATAGGAACCTACTTTAAGAAGAGGAATATAGATAGATAGTGTGAATATATCTAGCTTTGGTAAGGATGATGAAAGGAAACAAATTGGGACTGTGTTGGTCAGTTAGGAGGCCTCATTCAATAAATCGCTGGGAAAATAAAGTATGGTAGAGTGTTCCACATTCATGAATCTTTCAGCTAGAAAGAATCGGGAAATCTTTCGGGAACATGTAGAAGTGAATACGTACGTATATACACGTAATGTGAAAGATTAAATCTAGAAGAAGCAGGCTAGGTATTTCGTCACAATAATGATGATGTAAAGTGGAATCTAACATTGTCTTTGCTCTAGAAAATTGATACCAgagcatatcaattcgtcaaatgGACTCTTTTCATTCAGTTGTCTAACGTAGACGAAGTAACCGTTCAGAATTTGTCCTAACCTTGAACTCATACTTCGAATACGATGTTTCGACTATTTCAGAAGCTATGTACAAATGTCCGTAATAATTTCCGGCTATCCAATGAATGGCAATGCTGGTATTGGTTGAAATTGTTTAGTGCATGCGAAATGTTTGGGCGAGCACCAATCAGTTTAGGAAAAACTGGTTCTTTGGTGTTCTCGTCTTAGTTAAGAAAATTTGTGAGATCAGTTTGGGTGTTTGTACATTCGCGGGATCTCGAAAAGTTTCGTCGAGTTTTGCGATCGCCTACAGTAGACGTACAGACCGTAAAGAATATTTAGGTATTGCGATATTACGTACGTTCGTTGTGATATTCTCATGTTGAGTTCCGTAGCTAATGCTATATATAATCGAAGCGAAGCTAAGTTACAAATCTGGTGCGAATTTGTCGTGAAAGCCGATACTTTTTTTGTTCTTAGCTGCTATCAGTGTCCGATTTATTCCTTAGTATGATCCGACATCCGATGACTTTTCCAGTTTTGGGATCATCGACGATTCCCCATGTGTTGTTAATAAAGAGTTATTTTATCTCAGTGAATATAGACTCTTGCCATTCATGCCTATCACATGTCGACACGGCATGAGATACTGGTATCTCAATTGCAAACATTGCATTTTTTGCATTGTGTCATTCTTCATTGTTTTGACTTTTTACTTTGTCGATGCCGATGAGTTCATTCGTTATTCGTGAAGAATGACTGGATAAAATTTTGGATTGGAGGCGGTGCTCTTATCACTCATTCCTAGCGCTACAGCCCCTTTCAGGCTCCTCCTGCTTCCAAAAGTCCCCTAGTGACGCGTCCTCCAATTTCATACATCTAATAacacataaggatggacgattgcgtagcctacataatggcgaaatctatgagcgataccatgaccgtccggttgtggataaaatccggctcagtaggttacggtgggcgggtcacttaatccgtatggataaggatgctccagcccggaaagtctataagggcaatatctaaggtagaaaaagaagacgaggcagaccctgcataagatggagtgatggtgtaggccagcacgccagacagtttttgggtatatcgaattggtggacctcggcgcaaaaccgacatgtctggagttccttattaaggcaggtctagaccggataccggttgttgcgccgttgatgatgatgatgaataacatTTCACCGTGGGCACCCGTCAATTTTCCCTGTGAGTGGTCTTGCAGCGCCCATATGCAGTAGACGACCAGCCTAATGGAGTCTTTATATTCGAATCATAATGGAGGCCTCTAATTCACCGTAGATTTGATACAAATCGTACCTGATGTGCCACTCATGTGCAATCCGAACTGCTCCCAACATTCTGAGTAGGATCTTACTTTTGAAAGCATTCGATATTTTTATTACTCCTTGAATTAGAGTCCACGCTTTATTGCCATAACGTAGTACAGGTCTGATCTTCCTATGTATGGattttgactttggaatgaagaGAGTCGAGTAGTGAGTTTTATTTGGCAGCTGAATTCCTGACTTTATTTCGTCAATTTCATTTGCGTCCTTCGATAGCTAACTTCCTAAATATGTAAATTCAtcaaagtttttaaaattttactcaACAATAGTGATATTCTATGGAGTTTACGATCGCAGTGTGCCAAATTGCGTCGTCCTGTTGAAAACAAACATCGTCCGCGTCAATATTGCCAAATTCAAGAGAAAAAATTGATCAGCATCGAACGATAGCGCTCTCCATTCCAATTACGattctttcttctttatttttgaagaagtatggTCCCTTCAACCAAAAATGTGCTTTATCGgaggtgatgattttttttatcagTATCCATCACCCTAGAGCCCAATCTGCGAACTGACGTCGTAAACAAAAGTCATTTGGCTTGAGTCTTTAATTCAAGATCCAAGCCAAAATATGCTAAGTAGGCATTGTAAGCAGGCCCAACTCTGCGAAGAGTGCGAAATCGACATATTATGGCGGCTACACTCGCTTGCTCTCCAGCTTATCAATTGTATGGTGTATGGCGTGCTCAGAAGAAACGGAATGACGAATTTTGGTAAAATATTTGGATCATTTTCAAATGTTGTGATAAAGTAAATTGTAAAGCCTTACCGGGTAAATTGATAAGCCTTACCGAAAACAACTGACGCCAGATAACAAAAATGCACCTTTAAACATGCCTGCTATGAATTCTCATAATACCACCATCCGCAACCCTTCATTTAGATCACTACCTGCTATATCAAGAGAGAGTCTCTTTTATACAAGACAAAGTGTCAACATCATCAGCATATTCCACCATTGGTGGACCTTAAATAATAGATTTTTTATGATATCCATGGATAATTTTGTAACTGTATGCCAAATTGAAAAGCGTAGGGACCAGCCCATCTTTTTGTTTTAACTTCGTTTGAGTCACAAATGAATCAGTTAACATATTCTGAGCTCTCACTGAACTATCGTTCATGCTATCGTCCATTTTAGCAGATGGACCAGCCTCGCTGGGATGCCCAATTGTAGCAATATTTTGAACGATGTTATGCGATTAATAACGTTGTTAGCCTCTATGAAGCTCACAAAAATTCGATAGAAGTCAATTTTATACTAACAATATttctccggatagctgagtggttagagcacaaggctgtcgtacggaaggtcgcggttcaaatctcgctggcggcagtgggatttgtatcgtgatttgacgtcggataccagtcgactcagctgtgaatgagtacctgagtcaaatcagggtaataatctcgggcgagagcaatgctgaccacattgcctcctacaatctactgtagtgtaccgttacggtcttgaatgaagtgctctaacacacttcaaggccctgatccaatatggattgttgtgccaacgattattattattaatatttctcTAATGACTGCTTCGTCGTGAAAAGTTGATCCGTTGTAGATCGTTCAGTCCCAACCACATTGATATTCGCCAATCGGATTTTCAGCGTAGCGTTCCGATGGCGATATAATTGCTACGAAACTATGTTCTCGTCGATTCTCCATCGCTAGCCatgaatttttcatatttgtcCTCGGTTTGAACATCGTTAAAAAATGATACGTCTGGATTATTCCATTTATTACCATTTATTTACTTTCGTTccgaaagttgcgagagagacatcttcgatggtatggtcatgtaattcgtgctaacgataattcacttgccgggattggtctgaacatcaaagtcgatagtaaacgaccaaagggtaggccgaaacaacggtggcttgataccctggatggggatttgaaagccttaaattgcactcagatcaggcattcttgtgaacgggaaaaaggctgaagaaagaggTTCCGAAAGTAGTAGAAAGTGTAAAATAATTTGTTCTCCAGGCATAATCCTGTCTAATTTCCAAATGACGTTGAGTCTGAAAAGCGCGGAAGCCAGGATGAGATTAACATACAATGTTCAGATTCAATGCACGATTTTCGTGTTCCGGCGCTACAAATACAATAAGATCTAAAGAACTGGATGTGCAGGTGATACTAGGTCTCTGCAATGCCCTTAATGTACTCCTACATCTCATCCCTTGAGACCTACGGCCATAAAAACATCCTAGACCAAGTCCCATATGGATGCTGGACGTTCCTAACCGGCTAGCCACATGCAAGTCAAGCTTCGAGAAGAATTTTCCGGTGGGTTTTCCAACTTAGGCACAATACAAAACTGTCGATGTGATGCAGGGTTACGATACAATATTCTGTATTTATGGAGTGAGAGTATTCTCGGATACGCACAATGTAACGGGGTGTACAGTCTTTCAGGATACACCAGTGTATTCTAAATGGAATGCTGAACACGACGCAAATCTCACGTAGCAATCTTATTAACAAAAACTTGCGTTTAGAGCATTTAACTAAAGTTATGTCACtataaatgaaaaattcaaaatcatttCCGGTAACCTTactagaaatttattttttgctaaTGTGCATTTTTCGGCCTGTGGGGTAGTGCAGAGATGCCCTGTACAGTCGGAGCGACACGCTTAAAGTCATTCTCTTCGTTCCGGATTACGATCCTTTGCAATTGTCTAGTTCTAGGTAGAGCCAGGCTGTGGCAGTAGGTAAAATATTCTCTGTGGACCTCAAAGATATCTCTATTTGTAGGATAGACAAGCTGTTATTCTTCGTAAAAATTACAGGCCGGCCCTGAAAGTCTAAATCAACTAGTTTCAGCCAGCCTGGTGCAGAGGTAGGATAAGATTTCGTGCGTTCGCTGTCTAAACTTCTTCATCCTTCTTGGAGTGTGTAAAGAATGCTGCTTGGCGCTATTCCTGCTAtggatttcttgtttttggaacaACGTGGCGAAGTCACCATTGTTGCAGTGTCCATCTCTAAGTCTCGTTTTTCTTCGtcatgttgatgatgattttccctCCTTGTGTGCTGTTGTTAACTTTACTGTGTTTTATGAACATCGTTGCCATCTTGTGTTCGCGGGAGTATTTCTTGCATTGCTctcttaatttttattttcagaaattcTATATTTTGAAGCATTTCACAAGTCTCGATCGAGCATCGGAAGCAGCTGCAGAGAAGGCCGCCATTAACTTGCATCTAACAATTACGCCAAAAAATTTAGTTAGATGATCTTTACATCACCTTTCATGATTTTATGTTGCATGAGTTGCTCTACGAACTGGGCCTTTTTGTGACGCCATAAGCTCACTGTTTTTGCCTTCTATGGTTGGCTTCGCGATTTGATCACTTACGTATGTAAAGGTGTCGTAGTTGTCTCGCGATAACATATCCAGAATGGTGCAATTCATAGAATTTAGCGGCATTTTGCGTATTCTTTCGACATAATGTTTGCATTGGTTTAGCTATCTTATTCACTGATATATTAACGGAAATTTGTGTTTGTACACTTGATGCAGTGAAAACGAGGACGGAATGTGAGCGAAAAAAATACGGCagatttattataaattaaGAAGCACCAAAAAGAGTATATGTAGATCAACGTAATAATGGGTCCGTAAAGATGTGGTGATCAGAGCTGTCTGAAGGGTTTGGATATTTAACAATTTCTACTTAAGTTATTGGGTATTTAAATTCTTAAGATTTTAAACGAAGCTAAGATAAGACACGTACAATGTTGACGATGAAAAAGAaggtttgaattttaattttaatgaaagaaGGTATTATTGGatattaaaaatgttaaattcaaTGCGGTTCACTTTGCTCCAAGTGATAATCGTTGATATGCCTTTGTGTCGCAATCTAATTAAATATTCTCGACTTGTGATCGGGTTACGATACGCGAAGAAGCTAGAAGTAAAATGATTCACATGGGTTACCACCGGATTAACAGAAACCTGCCGTAATAACCTCGATAGGCATTAGAATTGGCGCTCtcatttgtttttgttgttcctttttGCAGCAAAAACTATGTAGGAAAACAATCTTTTATGTCTCATCACGTACTTAAAGAAATCTAAAAGTTGTACCCCTAACGCCATTATCCGTCTGGTGGTATGGTGTTGAGTAGAAGCAAGAAGTCTAATTTCATTTACTGCTGAATATTACGAACAACGTAACTGTTGTTAAGAACTAATTTTCTATTTTGCATGTTAATGTTTATCTATTTTCTCATGAATACGACAGTGTTGATGTCTAAATGACCGCTAACCGCTAAACAACCTAAAAATAATTCTACTTAGGAATGGAATATGCTTATTATTCATGCCATTTTACATAGTTGAACAGTAAATTGAGCTATTAACTGTTGAAGCTAACTTTGActttgatattttcaaaatatatttcccCCTTTGTTTTCCATATTTTACCTACATGCATGCTGGATTTGCTTGTACTCTGCTAACGTGGTTCTTACTTTTGTGAATATTTTACTTATTTTGATGTTGTTTGCATTGCAGAAGCCAGTCGGAGGGGTTTCTGTCTTACCACCAACTAAAAGTAAAAAGGATAAGGAGGATGATATTGCAAATGGTATGACGTTGAGTACAGACTTTGTGGGACATATtaataaaaacataaaatattctGGTTTTCAGGTAATGAATCAGACACAGATGAAAAGTCACCAAGCAGGCGAGGGGTATGTACAATGTTTAAATAGTTTTAAGTTATAACTTGGGAATCTGCTTAAACATTGCGGATCTACTAGACACGAATTCATTAAGGAATAGAATCCGTTAAATTATCTGCAAATTGAAGACGAGCTAAGGCTGTTTTTCCGCTCACTGGCCTGATCAAGCTGGTTTAGATATTTGCGAAAGGGTTTTCCACGCTTCAAATTTTGAGTTTAATTGAATTCCTTGGAAAATTTGGTTATTTTGCACttatattttgttttcaatcttcttttatcaatttttactttattttctttttctttttttgaattaTAAGGTTGGCATATTTTCATCGGGTCGCAAATCTCCCAAACGAGATAAAACATCTCCTTCTAAAGACGATAAACGTAAAATCGCCGTGGCCGTTACCGGCGAAGAATCACCTGAATCTGGTGCAGGAAGCAAAAAGAAACCGAAATACGATAATAAAGGTTTTACTCGCCCCTATGAGTATTCTGAAACTGATCCGGAAACAAGCCCGACCAGGAAAAGTTACACTACAGGTGGATTCCGTTATGATCAAGATCCAAACGCTGGCAGAGATGGTCAAGATGACGGTCAACTAAGTCCAAATTCACAAGCAAGACGCGCCACTGGATTGGCATTTAATTATGCTCCAGGTGAAGACGATCATGTAAAGGAGCAAGCACAACGAATGAAAGTCGGCGAATTATCACCCAAAACTCGTGATAAATTGAACAAGGGTGAATTGTCACCGAAGACAAGGGATAAACTCTTGAAAGAAGGCAACTGGTCACCAAGGACAAAAGCGAAACTAATGTCGCCAGATGTTCAATACTCTGAAGACGGAACTCCCGTTAAGGGTCGCTCATATTCTCCCAACAGCCGTCCTGGCCAAATTACAGGTACACCTGGTTCATATAAACCAATTGACCCAACAGGGGCATTCTTAGACGCTGAAAGGTATAATAAAGATCGTCCACCAAAACCAACTAAGAAACGAGTGAAGATTATGATTATTACTTCGAAACTTGATCCCACTACAAAACGCATCGATACCGAGAATGGTAATATCGAACATTCCACTGGCATGTTGGATACTAACACGGGATTAATTGACTCGAAGCATGGTCTTATCAATCCGCGAGCAGGAACAGTTGAAGTCTACAATCCACAAACGAATAAGAAGGAGACACATAAGGGACAAGTAGACCCGAAGACTGGAAATATCCACTTGACGTCGGGCGTGATTGATCCGAAGACCGGTAAACTGGACAATACCTTAGGTGAAGTGATTTGTATTGCTCCGCAAGACACACCATTTGTGGAGATTACTGCCGTGACTGGTCGAGTAGATCCAAACACTAAGAGGGTAGACACAGTCAATGGAGTAGTGGAACATTCTATGGGAGTTTTAGATCCAGATACGGGTATAATTTCAACGAAATATGGCGATATCAACCCGAGGACCGGCGAAGTTAAGGTAACCGATCCAAAATCAGGGAAAGTTACAACTAAACAAGCCATTGTTGATCCAATAACGAGTCAAATAACGATTTTGGGAGCAGTAGATCCAAAAACAGGAAAAACTGATCCAAACACCGGACATTTAATTGAGATTGGTCAAGCTATTGATCCCTTAGTAGAAGTCACGGCGATTTCTGGCAAACTAGACAGTAAGAAGGGCATAATCGAACCAGAATCAGCATCAATGGAAACTTCAGCCGGACAAATTGATCCTAAAACAGGAAGGATCGATACAAAATATGGGCAATTCGATTTAGTCAAACAAACAATTACTTCGACAGATCCAAAAACAGGAAAAGCAGTTGCTAAAGATGCTAAGATCGATCCAGTTACTGGCCAAATTACTCTCAAGAATCAAGTGAATCCAAAGACCGGTAAACCAGACAAAGACTATGGCAGGATTGTATCACTGCGGATTGTTAAGAAACGTGTGGACCCGAAAACTAATGAGATCATCCCTGAAGCCAAGGATAAAGACATCATTGTTGATCCGAAAACTAATCAAATTTGGATTGCTACAGGCAAGAAAGATCCTCAAACCAAGGAGGCAATATACACTACAAGCAATATTGATCCAAAGACTGGTTACATCATTCGCATTTATGGCTACCTGGATCCAAAGACTAATGAAATTAAGAGACAGACACATATTGATCCAAATCTTATGAAGGTTGATCCTAAAACTGGAAAAATCTACACCGCTACAGGCCAAATTGATGAGGCTACTGGTGAACCGCTATACGCAGCCACTCAGGTTGATCCTGAAAATGGAGAAGTATACTCTAAAGTGGGTAAAGTCGATCCGAAGACCGGAAAGTTGGTGATTGTTCGCGTGCTACTCTTAACCCGACCTGACGAAAATGGTCAACCTAAAGAAATAGATCCAAATGCATGCGATATTGATCCTGAAACTGGGCGTATCACAAAAGTATACGACAAAACGGCTTTCATCTACAACATGGTTGACCCAGTAACGGGTGAAGTTATCCAAGTTGATCCAAATGACCCACGTGTTGCCGGAGCCAAATCAACTGTGACTCAAACCCTTACGTTAACAGGCGAAATCGATCCGAAAACTGGACGGATTATTACAGAATACGGTCATATTGATCCAAATACAGGAGATATCGATCCAAAGACCGCTGTTCGTGATCCTGTTACTGGAAAATTGGTGCTCAATTATGCACAAATCGATCCCCGTCACTTTGCTAAACAAAAAGAACAAACGTCACCAGCAGGTGCGGCAAAGGACAAGAGTAAACCCACGGCACAACCCACTGTTGTTCAGACGACAACAAAACAAGTTCTGACGAAATCTGGAGATGGCGTCAGACACAACGTTGAAGAGGAAGTAAGAAATTTGGGTACTGGTGAAGTCACGTACACTACACAAGAATCAAAGGtagattttgtttattttatttttgtggtttgttgatttcttttaatttagttttttattcctttGTTTATATTcgatatttttgaatattttccgaatatttcaaattttgtgtATTCAATTGTTTGCTATTCCTAATATCTGCTATTAGACGATCAAAGATCACAAACCCATTATTGTATATTCCACGCCACATTACTTACAAGTTAAGGCTGTATAATTTCGCTTTTTATATGTTTAAACCACTGTGTTTTGCATTAGATGCGAAAACGCTGAAATTTAACAAAGTGGAAGAAACAATATCTATGAATAATATCTTGAAGACTTCCGACACAGCATTTGTTCCATTCTGTTTGATTTGTGTTAAAGGCTATTCTTGTGATGGTTGGAATTTATAAAATAGATTATAGAGGTTCGACCAAATCTGGGAAGAGTTCAATTGATTGGCTTGTTCCTGAGATAAAGAGATAGTTTCTTTAATTCGACTGAATCCAGTGACGCTTCTTGGAGCGATTCCTTCAGTATCTAGAAAGTCCGTGTATGATTTGAAATCGACGCTTAGGCAGTTATTATTCGTGGATTTGTCGTTTGGAACAGTTTAGAATATCCAGTCACTTAAATATTACGTTTTCCCTTGAGTACCGATTTATTTAAACTTTAACAAATTAATCATTTTCATCGCAAAATATCATATCAGAGATTCCCTGTTTCCTCTGACGAACTATCATTGGTTTTATTTTAACATTGAATCAGATCTTATATATTTGCACAATGGCGCGTAGTTTCTGGATAACTTTCGTTTTTGTTgatcattttatatttttgacaACTATTCGTACATGAGGCGAATTACGCACATGAAATTCTAAACTGGCATCGTATGGCATTGTGAAGCAACATATACATGTTTACATAAATGAGTAGCAATTCTGTTAAATACTTTAAAAAGTTGATATCGGCCACTCGACTCGAAGTCTGAGTTTAATACTATCTTTGGAAA of Hermetia illucens chromosome 4, iHerIll2.2.curated.20191125, whole genome shotgun sequence contains these proteins:
- the LOC119655677 gene encoding protein 4.1 homolog isoform X6, whose product is MPAETKTQPSAGTETPTKKKSITPTSNKAALARVTLLDGSVLEVTIDRKAKGRDLLNSICAGLNILEKDYFGLWYETPGDPRVWLDLDKPVGKFFKTDPWVLSFAVKFYPPEPAQLQEDITRYHLCLQVRNDILEGRLPCSFVTHALLGSYLVQSELGDYDPQEMKDRNYLKDFKFAPNQTPELEDKVIDLHKTHRGQSPAEAELHYLENAKKLAMYGVDLHPAKDSEGVDIMLGVCASGLLVYRDKLRINRFAWPKILKISYKRHNFYIKIRPGEFEQYESTIGFKLVNHRAAKKLWKACVEHHTFFRLMTPEPPQKTSLFPRFGSKFRYSGRTMYESRKTPVDRPAPAFERSLTGKRLQSRSMDALALEKDREKDANKRHTMSHPPDHIPDLDSPRQSRSPLKKDKKEKLKRESSTGTASASSQSSLEGEYETGGANITEQVIKKPVGGVSVLPPTKSKKDKEDDIANGNESDTDEKSPSRRGVGIFSSGRKSPKRDKTSPSKDDKRKIAVAVTGEESPESGAGSKKKPKYDNKGFTRPYEYSETDPETSPTRKSYTTGGFRYDQDPNAGRDGQDDGQLSPNSQARRATGLAFNYAPGEDDHVKEQAQRMKVGELSPKTRDKLNKGELSPKTRDKLLKEGNWSPRTKAKLMSPDVQYSEDGTPVKGRSYSPNSRPGQITGTPGSYKPIDPTGAFLDAERYNKDRPPKPTKKRVKIMIITSKLDPTTKRIDTENGNIEHSTGMLDTNTGLIDSKHGLINPRAGTVEVYNPQTNKKETHKGQVDPKTGNIHLTSGVIDPKTGKLDNTLGEVICIAPQDTPFVEITAVTGRVDPNTKRVDTVNGVVEHSMGVLDPDTGIISTKYGDINPRTGEVKVTDPKSGKVTTKQAIVDPITSQITILGAVDPKTGKTDPNTGHLIEIGQAIDPLVEVTAISGKLDSKKGIIEPESASMETSAGQIDPKTGRIDTKYGQFDLVKQTITSTDPKTGKAVAKDAKIDPVTGQITLKNQVNPKTGKPDKDYGRIVSLRIVKKRVDPKTNEIIPEAKDKDIIVDPKTNQIWIATGKKDPQTKEAIYTTSNIDPKTGYIIRIYGYLDPKTNEIKRQTHIDPNLMKVDPKTGKIYTATGQIDEATGEPLYAATQVDPENGEVYSKVGKVDPKTGKLVIVRVLLLTRPDENGQPKEIDPNACDIDPETGRITKVYDKTAFIYNMVDPVTGEVIQVDPNDPRVAGAKSTVTQTLTLTGEIDPKTGRIITEYGHIDPNTGDIDPKTAVRDPVTGKLVLNYAQIDPRHFAKQKEQTSPAGAAKDKSKPTAQPTVVQTTTKQVLTKSGDGVRHNVEEEVRNLGTGEVTYTTQESKADAPRDDTSGAYMTATAVTTRTATTHEDLGKNAKTEQLEEKTVATTRTHDPNRQQQRVVTQEVKTTATVTSGDQFQRRDSISSTSSGDSGTPIDGPFEYQPKPTTAQPQGEQRRVVIGEQTPGYSAHGEIVSSQTVSSKTRTVETITYKTERDGIVETRVEQKITIQSDGDPIDHDKALAEAIQEATAMNPDMTVEKIEIQQQTQ